A single region of the Zygotorulaspora mrakii chromosome 4, complete sequence genome encodes:
- the EAR1 gene encoding Ear1p (similar to Saccharomyces cerevisiae YMR171C; ancestral locus Anc_2.336) — MISVASLLISLSVLDDGVFCHLIPRSLLNFDEGDTSEYDVPLQSGEEVSISSDEDEINLLLFSLVTMILVYAFVCCVYILIRFFVRNVFARDNRISLLNDDDENRRHRRTTERLNARWPNILDDQELVKNKLVRLSPEEQFYYKQGEEYIKQNPPLIVPHAQSSQEQIEDPVIDDTTRQYINDEGAYAWEFQPDPNLPNDTIIVENKTEITFLNFNYEASIMTNLPIPRINRVYYCEFKIFELNNSGDNGGSFASNHLEDGQTISFGLSTCPYPYFRLPGKHHHSIAYDSNGARRFNDSFELEPKLGTLFPRLEKGDVVGIGYRSNSGTVFFTRNGKKLKEDSVGGHVKGWKFKYVYPIVGSNVPCKVHVNFGTYGFVYIEANVKKWGYAKSNGTKLPPPSYEEYGQDTLLESGCEDEGSDNETNSSINDGDIIDSQGELLPPPPSFQYSTSPNFENSLGRNVEEIDLDSLPIEPPSYSDDEQSSKLKSNAPKVGSSSRHINPGVQAIEEEVDGFTDDEHEDDPDNVGDMENLNGNDATANDENDENGNNGNNGNNGNTGNNGDTKGNTLANQFIQD; from the coding sequence ATGATCAGTGTAGCGAGTTTGTTAATCAGCTTGTCTGTGTTGGATGATGGAGTATTTTGTCACCTTATCCCCAGAAgccttttgaattttgatgaaggCGATACATCTGAGTATGATGTGCCACTTCAGTCTGGCGAGGAGGTGAGCATAAGcagtgatgaagatgagatAAACCTTTTACTGTTCTCCTTGGTCACCATGATTTTGGTATACGCATTCGTCTGTTGCGTTTACATATTAATAAGGTTTTTTGTAAGGAACGTCTTTGCAAGGGATAATAGAATCTCTTTGCtaaatgatgatgatgaaaatagaCGTCATCGGAGGACAACGGAACGGCTAAATGCCAGATGGCCCAATATCTTGGATGACCAGGAACTCGTCAAGAACAAATTGGTCCGGTTAAGCCCGGAAGAACAGTTTTATTACAAGCAAGGTGAAGAATATATCAAACAGAATCCCCCTTTGATCGTTCCACATGCGCAATCTTCCCAAGAGCAGATAGAAGATCCTGTGATAGATGATACCACTAGGCAATATATAAATGATGAAGGGGCTTATGCGTGGGAATTTCAACCAGATCCAAATCTACCTAATGATACAATTATAGTCGAAAATAAAACCGAAATTACATTCCTTAATTTTAACTACGAAGCATCGATCATGACAAACTTACCTATTCCAAGAATAAACCGTGTGTATTATTGTGAGTTTAAAATATTCGAATTAAATAATAGTGGAGATAATGGTGGCAGTTTCGCCAGTAATCACTTAGAAGATGGGCAAACGATTTCATTTGGATTGTCTACGTGCCCTTATCCTTATTTCAGATTGCCCGGTAAGCACCATCATTCTATTGCATACGACTCAAACGGTGCACGGAGATTCAATGATTCATTTGAACTGGAACCTAAACTGGGTACGTTGTTCCCCCGTTTGGAGAAGGGTGATGTTGTTGGTATTGGGTATAGATCAAATAGTGGCacagtttttttcactaGAAATGGTAAAAAGTTGAAGGAAGATTCTGTTGGCGGACATGTAAAGGGTTGGAAATTCAAATACGTATACCCAATAGTGGGTTCTAACGTCCCTTGTAAGGTTCACGTCAATTTTGGTACTTATGGATTTGTATATATTGAAGCAAATGTTAAAAAATGGGGATATGCTAAATCAAACGGTACCAAATTACCGCCTCCTTCATACGAGGAATATGGACAGGATACTTTGCTTGAGAGTGGTTGTGAGGATGAAGGATCAGATAATGAGACCAACTCATCGATTAATGATGGTGATATTATAGATAGTCAAGGCGAACTCTTACCGCCACCTCCAAGCTTTCAATATAGCACTTcaccaaattttgaaaactcaTTGGGTCGAAACGTCGAAGAGATTGATCTAGATTCTTTACCGATTGAGCCACCAAGCTATTCAGATGACGAGCAATCTTCAAAGTTAAAGTCGAATGCCCCAAAAGTTGGAAGTAGCTCGCGTCATATTAATCCGGGAGTTCAAGCAATTGAGGAGGAGGTCGATGGATTTACAGATGACGAGCACGAGGATGATCCAGACAACGTGGGTGATATGGAAAATCTTAATGGTAATGATGCCACCgctaatgatgaaaatgatgaaaatggaaacaaTGGAAACAATGGAAACAATGGAAACACTGGAAACAATGGAGATACAAAGGGGAATACCCTAGCAAATCAGTTTATTCAGGACTGA
- the PHO2 gene encoding Pho2p (similar to Saccharomyces cerevisiae PHO2 (YDL106C); ancestral locus Anc_2.337), with translation MSGYGESEEHFASDFNTGFDILSEENHEEEQHQQQPEHGSRLEWEHNGDDQHESHDIAHGGSRAAGDEGEVLGNSHNSIEIMKPSKFEGDILPNEANPNSNYEDDKRHSRPRRTRARGEALDLLKKEFNSNPNLTSQRRKKISESTGLPEKNVRIWFQNRRAKYRNKKGEQRDASNGAADQGGSDPLARYSSPDCLTFFDKIPLNINNNYYFIDICSITVGSWNRMKSGALRKDNLEIIKDLSNLSPISINEIMSNATDLLVLISKKNFEINYFFSAMANNTKILFRIFFPINAVINCSLSLETDDIIESSSGQRDGDKTESKVVGSRKDEDGDKEFNEKFAELKITVSRPPNFAVYFLDASDEATKNQWSICEDFSEGRQVNDAFVGGSNIPHALKGSQSSLKFMNSLILDYNSTNQIIPPPPVPNAHDTGLLDVQPLSLQQQQQPFFDHYDATGDLLNINRGSPSIVESVHQDNINLQETNNTNLLSLPHENHLPSISDFFKNSNELTDDNRWL, from the coding sequence ATGAGTGGTTATGGGGAAAGTGAAGAGCATTTTGCATCTGATTTTAATACTGGATTCGATATACTATCCGAGGAGAATCACGAAGAAGAGCAACATCAACAGCAGCCCGAACATGGGAGTCGCCTGGAATGGGAACACAATGGTGATGATCAGCATGAAAGTCATGATATTGCGCATGGCGGATCACGGGCTGCAGGGGATGAAGGTGAAGTGCTAGGTAACTCTCACAATAGCATTGAGATAATGAAaccatcaaaatttgaaggagACATCTTACCAAATGAGGCAAATCCGAATTCAAATTATGAAGATGATAAGCGGCATTCCAGACCAAGAAGGACGCGAGCAAGAGGTGAAGCATTGgaccttttgaaaaaagagtttAATTCCAATCCAAATCTCACCTCCCAACGTAGaaagaaaatttcagaatcaACAGGATTGCCGGAGAAGAACGTGAGAATATGGTTTCAAAACAGAAGGGCCAAATATAGGAACAAAAAAGGCGAACAACGTGATGCGTCTAATGGGGCAGCCGATCAGGGAGGCTCAGATCCATTGGCTCGTTATAGCAGTCCTGATTGTCTCACATTTTTCGACAAGATACCACTTAATATAAATAACAACTATTACTTTATTGACATTTGCTCAATAACCGTTGGGAGCTGGAACAGAATGAAAAGTGGTGCATTAAGAAAGGATAACTTAGAGATCATTAAGGATTTATCAAACTTATCACCAATTTCCATCAATGAAATTATGTCAAATGCGACAGATTTACTAGTTTTAATCTCTAAGAAAAACTTTGAGataaattattttttcagtgCAATGGCCAATAATACAAAGATCTTGTTCAGAATATTTTTCCCTATAAATGCAGTAATAAATTGCTCATTGAGTTTGGAAACTGACGATATTATAGAAAGCAGTAGTGGTCAAAGAGACGGTGACAAGACTGAGAGCAAAGTAGTTGGCAGTAGAaaggatgaagatggtgaTAAAGAATTCAATGAGAAATTCGCGGAGCTGAAAATAACAGTTTCAAGACCGCCAAATTTTGCtgtttattttttggatgCTTCTGATGAGGCAACAAAGAATCAATGGTCTATTTGCGAAGACTTTTCGGAGGGTAGACAAGTCAATGACGCATTCGTGGGCGGTTCAAATATACCGCATGCATTGAAGGGATCTCAGAGCTCTTTAAAATTTATGAATTCACTGATATTGGATTATAATAGCACCAATCAAATAATACCACCACCTCCAGTCCCAAATGCTCATGACACAGGTCTCTTAGATGTACAGCCTCTGTCTttacaacaacagcagcagccattttttgatcatTATGATGCCACGGGTGATCTATTGAACATTAACCGAGGCTCTCCAAGTATTGTTGAATCTGTTCACCAAGATAATATCAATCTTCAGGAAACCAATAATACGAATTTGCTATCCCTACCCCATGAAAATCATTTACCGAGTatatcagatttttttaaaaattcGAATGAATTAACTGATGATAATAGATGGCTATGA
- a CDS encoding uncharacterized protein (similar to Saccharomyces cerevisiae ALD2 (YMR170C); ancestral locus Anc_2.338) produces the protein MTLTKEISLPSGAKYTQPLGLFINNENVDSSCEDVVKSYNPATGEAIVAIQAADPKKDVDRAVKAARDAFGGWKNLPATEKRDLFYKLCSLIEENLELLAEVESLDTGKPVETNAKYDIQELIAVLKYYAGWIDKNNGQSFVPQPNKLCYTVHQPLGVVGCIIPFNYPLAMMSWKWTAIATGNTAVFKSAEQTPLSILFFAQLVAKAGFPPGVFNVISGLGETVGDSLVKHLGVNKIAFTGSTKVGQIIQRNASVNLKPITLECGGKSPLMVFDDADIDQAVKWTAFGIFNNMGQICSGTSRCFVQESSYEAFLTKLAKHVEDEYIVGNPIHAKTVVGPQISKDQQSTVQKYIKIGIDEGCRVVLGGLGLPEIVENDEQLSKGYYVKPTILADVKNHFKIAQEEIFGPVIVIGTFKDFDDALEIANDVQYGLGSAIFSKDLVKCHKFAHNVEAGMCWINSSNDVDINVPFGGAKMSGFGRELGSYGLSNFTSVKSVYVNLGDQL, from the coding sequence ATGACTCTAACCAAAGAAATAAGCTTGCCATCAGGTGCAAAGTATACTCAACCGCTGGgtcttttcatcaacaatgAAAACGTGGATTCTTCTTGTGAAGATGTTGTGAAATCGTATAATCCAGCTACTGGTGAGGCAATAGTAGCAATTCAAGCAGCGGATCCCAAGAAGGATGTCGATAGAGCTGTTAAAGCCGCAAGAGATGCATTTGGGGGGTGGAAAAATTTGCCAGCAACTGAGAAAAGAGACTTATTCTACAAGCTATGCAGTCTCATAGAGGAAAATTTGGAGCTGCTGGCGGAGGTTGAGTCTCTTGATACCGGGAAACCCGTGGAGACGAATGCAAAATATGACATCCAGGAGCTTATCGCAGTGCTGAAATATTACGCTGGTTGGATTGATAAGAACAACGGGCAGTCATTTGTTCCGCAACCAAACAAGTTATGCTATACTGTGCATCAGCCATTGGGTGTTGTAGGATGTATTATTCCGTTTAATTACCCATTAGCGATGATGTCGTGGAAATGGACAGCCATCGCCACTGGTAACACGGCAGTTTTTAAATCTGCTGAGCAAACGCCACTATCCATCCTTTTCTTTGCGCAACTGGTGGCCAAAGCAGGTTTTCCGCCTGGTGTGTTCAACGTTATATCTGGTTTAGGTGAAACTGTGGGCGATTCGTTGGTCAAGCACCTTGGCGTTAACAAGATTGCCTTTACTGGTAGTACAAAAGTTGGCCAGATAATCCAAAGAAACGCCTCAGTGAACTTGAAGCCAATCACACTTGAATGTGGGGGGAAGTCGCCGCTTATGGTATTCGACGATGCTGATATTGACCAAGCTGTAAAATGGACCGCTTTCGGCATCTTTAATAATATGGGTCAGATTTGTTCAGGTACTTCTAGATGCTTTGTTCAGGAATCGAGTTATGAAGCATTCTTAACAAAACTAGCGAAACACGTTGAAGACGAATACATCGTAGGCAACCCAATTCATGCAAAAACTGTCGTTGGTCCtcaaatatcaaaagacCAACAATCTACAgtacaaaaatatattaAGATTGGCATAGATGAGGGCTGTAGAGTGGTACTTGGTGGTCTGGGACTGCCAGAAATTGTGGAAAATGATGAGCAGTTGTCTAAGGGTTACTACGTCAAGCCGACCATTTTGGCTGATGTGAAGAATCATTTCAAGATTGCACAGGAGGAAATTTTCGGCCCCGTTATCGTCATTGGTACGTTCAAGGACTTTGATGATGCTTTGGAGATTGCTAACGATGTTCAATACGGTTTGGGATCTGCCATTTTCTCCAAGGACTTGGTCAAATGCCACAAATTCGCCCATAATGTTGAAGCCGGTATGTGTTGGATTAACTCATCCAATGACGTAGATATTAATGTGCCATTTGGTGGTGCAAAAATGAGTGGGTTTGGCCGCGAATTGGGATCATACGGGTTATCCAATTTTACCTCTGTTAAATCTGTCTACGTAAACCTTGGCGATCAACTATAA